GACTCATGAGTCGAGATGCTAAGCTTCCCTCCCTGACGCATGGCATCCGCGGCATTTGTTATCAGGTTTGAGAAGACCTGGAGGAATTCGCCTCTGCGAATGAACACCTTCCGTTGGTCATCAAAGTGCTTTTCGATCGTGATGCCTGCGGCAAGCAACTTTGGACTGTAGACGGAGATAACGCTCTCCAGGAGCTGATTTAGGGACACCTCAGTCGGTGAACCGGTGTCTCGGTAGAACCCCAATGTCTGGCGAGCGAGATGCGTTAGACGTTCCAGTTCGCCTTCGGCCGTAATCAGATAGTCGTGCACCTTTCCGCCAGGCGCGCTATCTTGACGAGCGAGGAAGATCAGATTCATCAGCGACTCCAGGGGATTGTTGATCTCATGCGCCATCGTCGCCGCCATCCGGCCTGTCGCCGCAAGCTTTTCAGATTGAACCAGCAAACGCTCCACTCGCTTCCGATCCGTGATCTCGCGAGCAATCTTCGAAGCCCCTATGATGGTTCCGGTTTCGTCCCTGATTGGTGAGATGGTCACCGAAATCTCGAATACCTCCCCGCTCTTCTTTTTTCGCCTGGTTTCAAAGTGACTGATCTGCTCGCCCAATCTGATAGTTTTGAGGATTTTAGACTCCTCATATTCAAGTTCTTCCGGAATAACCCGCAGGATTGGTTGACCGATCATCTCATCGGCCGAGTACCCGAATAATTTGCTCGCTCCTTCGTTCCAGCTGATGACAATTCCGTTCAAATCCTTGCTGATAATCGCGTCATCCGCCGAGTCGATGATAGCCGCCAACCGAAGGCTGCTCCCATTGCGGATCGTAGAATCCTACACCTTCGAAAGAGACAGGCTGTCGGACGTGCCGTTAAATCTGGCTCCCGCAGAAAGCTTCACATCGGACAGCACACTTCGCGAGCTGGTACGAAGCTGGCAGCGCGATGTCCCTATGCGTTCGTTGAGGGGAGCAACGTGGCGCCGTCCTCACGCGTTCTACGTCCAAGTCGGAACAGAAGACAGTCTTGGATCGAGTCTCCCGCCGGGAGCGGTGGCATTGGTTGAGCCTATAGATGCGGAAGAGTTGCGTCAGCCTCAGCCGCGCTCCATCTATCTGCTTCAATTCCCCAACGGCTACCGTTGTAGCGGATGCATGGTCATCCGGGGCAAGCTCTACCTTCTGACCTCTGAACGAACCTACGCTGGCCCGCAGGAGTTCTCCTACCCTGGCTCAGTTCGCATCGCCGGTCGCATCCGCATGTTTGCTACGCAGTTGCCTCTGCCCGAGTATTCGACAGTTTCTCTTGCTAAATACCATGGTAGCGGCGAACTCTTACTTCCCTGGGAGCATGAGACTCGAGATCGGTTGCTTGCCACGATGTATAGACGGTTCCAGCGATCACATGACGAAGAGCGATCCGTTCGACAGTTTCTTGAGATGGAATTTAGATCGAAAGTCAGCGAACGCACCTTGCGTCGGTATCGCAGTCCGAATCGGTCGGAACCGCACGTTGATGTACTCCTAACGCTGGCACTGATGCACTCCACGCGCTATACGGACGCCTTGCAATCCGGGGGCTACACGATTCGCGACACGAGCCGCTTTTCACTCGAATTTTTGCTGATGACGAAAACCTACGCCGACCTTTTGGTTTCACCCCTGATAGCAAGCACACCGATACCAAGGGAAGTCTGGGAGACTCGACGACAAGAGTTCGCGGAATGGCCATCGTTGCTGGCAGTGAAGTTTCCCAAGCTTCGTATCTGGGACGACCGCGTAATTCGATTGGCGAAGGAGAAAGCGATTGAGGGGCTGAATCCGGTGATCAAGCCTGGATCCTGGATGCTTCTGGAGCCGCTGTCGAGCGTCCCCGACACGCGCGTGGACGCTCGCAAACAGGGTTGGTCACAGCCAATCTATGTGCTGCGGCGAGGGGTGGAAATTCTTTGCGGGCGGCTAGTGCGCGAGGGAAATCGTTTTGTATTGTTAGCAAATCCCAAAGACGTTAGCTCAAAGATAATGCTCGACGCCGATGACCTTCGCGATGTTAGCCGCGTCTCCGGCGTCGCGGTACCAGTATAGAGACCACTTTGACGGAAACGTAGATCTGGCCAAAACTCCATTGCAACGCACCAAGCGTGCCGTTCGTAAGTCCCTGTGATTCCGCCATCGAAGTATGTTTGGCCAAATACGCAGTTTCTCCTTGCAGGACAGCGAGACCGGGGTAAGCTCGGTTCACGATTCAGGACCGATCTCTGCAAGGTGCACTCATGATGAACGGCAGTTCCCATCTACGAACCATCGTGAACCAGGACGGTGCCGCAGTCCTCGACACCAAGCTTGGGTCGATTGCGACGCTCAACTCAACCGGGGCCTTTGTATGGCAGGGACTTGAGCGCGGCGACAGCCTCGAAGCGATTGTTGTCAGCCTTTCCAGTGAAACGGGAGTTCCCCACAAGATAGTGGAACGCGATGTCCTCGACTTCGTCAGGGCATTGCGAGCGCAGCAGTTGTTGTCCCACTGAGCATTTGAAGGAGCCCGCATGATTTCTGCATCCTCCAACGATGCGAATGAATTCCGAGTCCTCGTAGTCGATCCCTTTGCTCGTGCGGTGTATATGCGGGAAGACCGAAACGAGTATCGTCTGATCCGCGTTTCAGTGCCAACCGGAAGCCGGCCCGCGCAGCAGTTACAGAAGGAGCTTCGCGAGGTGTGGGGACTTATGGTCTTGGTTCTTGATGTGATGATCCCCAAGGATGGCGATCGCCCCTGCGCGATCGTTGAACTCCTACGAAGAGATGCTGCTGAAGGCATTGCGTCCATCGAGCCTGACCAAATTCCAGACGACGAATTATCTACGCAGGAGCGAACATGGCTGCTCTCCGTCCTGAGCGGAGACCCAATTCATCCCATTGCAAGAATCGGCTGGGCTGATGACGCTGTTCGATGGGTTGAGACCACAACAAAGAGCAAAGTTTTGTCTAAGACCGATATCGAGCAATTCAATGCTGGGAACGGATTCAGTCTCCTCTGCTTTCGTATGAACGATGGAGCGACGCATTGGCTGAAAGCAACCGGCGCACCGAACACGCAGGAGCGCTCCGTGTCGCTGCTGCTGACACGGTTATGCCGGGATTATGTCCCAGAAGTGGTGGCAGAAAGGCTGGAGTGGAATGCGTGGCTGATGCACAGCAGCGGACAGAGCCTCAGCAAGCTACCGCAGGAAGCACCCGAGGTAAAGCGCACGCTGCAAGTCGCAGTCAAATCCCTGGCCGGGTTGCAGATCAGAACGGTGGGTGCGGAACTCGACTTACTCAATGCCGGTGCCGTCGATCACAGAACACATGTCTTGCGAAACGACGCGGAAGCGCTCTTCACTTACATCGACGAGGCGATGGGCTATCAAACATCCACCAAAGTTTCACCTGTTAGGCCGAAGCGGCTCGGCGAGCTCAAGAATATCTTTGAAGATGCCTGCGACTACCTGAGCGAGTTGGACATTCCGGACACGATCTTGCACGGCGATCTGAATGTCGACAATATCTTATTTGCCGGTACACATTGCGTGTTTATCGACTGGAGTGAAGCCTACGTTGGCAATCCTCTCGTGACTTACGAGCACCTTCTGCTCCTGAATCAGATCGAGGATCCATCCCTGAAGGCCTCCTGCAACCGGCACCTCCGGACCACCTATTTGAAGGCCATGTCGTCGATCTGTGACTTTAGAGTGCTCGAAGACGCTTTGCCTTTCGCTCCGATCATCGCGGCGGCCTCCACAATCCTCGGCAGAAAGGACTGGCTACAGACGCGAGAACGCAGCGATCCGCGGAAGTTCCCCTTGGTGAGAGCGATTGCGAGGCATCTGGACCGCGCTGCACAAGCGCCAAGTCTATTGAGAGCGTTGCTCGTTTGATCGATTTGTCCGGAGAGAACATGTTGCGACATGTAGCTGAAAGCTGGGTCTTATTGCTGTATTTCGATTGGCTGATGCACTTCCGTGGGTTTCAGGAGATCCATACTGCGGTTCGCAACTCTCCGCCCCGAGCCGTGGGCAGCACCGCGCCAGATGATGGCGAGCTATCCCGTGCCGTCGATCTTGCTTGCGTCTTTTACTTCAAACCGGTGCTGTGTCTTCAGCGTTCAGCCGCGGCAACAGTTCAGCTGCGGCGCTGTGGCTGGAACGCGGAGATGGTTATCGGGGCGCAGCTGCTTCCCTTCCAATCACACGCATGGGTTGAGATCGACGGGCGCGTGATCAATGACAAGCCGTACATCACGGAG
This genomic window from Granulicella sibirica contains:
- a CDS encoding two-component system sensor histidine kinase NtrB, giving the protein MAAIIDSADDAIISKDLNGIVISWNEGASKLFGYSADEMIGQPILRVIPEELEYEESKILKTIRLGEQISHFETRRKKKSGEVFEISVTISPIRDETGTIIGASKIAREITDRKRVERLLVQSEKLAATGRMAATMAHEINNPLESLMNLIFLARQDSAPGGKVHDYLITAEGELERLTHLARQTLGFYRDTGSPTEVSLNQLLESVISVYSPKLLAAGITIEKHFDDQRKVFIRRGEFLQVFSNLITNAADAMRQGGKLSISTHESVGPWGDGIETVVRDSGSGIRLEHITQIFEPFFTTKGELGTGIGLWVAKQLVESRGGTISVASSTEQGNSGTTVTVAIPYGPPTGHNETLRAGG
- a CDS encoding phosphotransferase, producing MISASSNDANEFRVLVVDPFARAVYMREDRNEYRLIRVSVPTGSRPAQQLQKELREVWGLMVLVLDVMIPKDGDRPCAIVELLRRDAAEGIASIEPDQIPDDELSTQERTWLLSVLSGDPIHPIARIGWADDAVRWVETTTKSKVLSKTDIEQFNAGNGFSLLCFRMNDGATHWLKATGAPNTQERSVSLLLTRLCRDYVPEVVAERLEWNAWLMHSSGQSLSKLPQEAPEVKRTLQVAVKSLAGLQIRTVGAELDLLNAGAVDHRTHVLRNDAEALFTYIDEAMGYQTSTKVSPVRPKRLGELKNIFEDACDYLSELDIPDTILHGDLNVDNILFAGTHCVFIDWSEAYVGNPLVTYEHLLLLNQIEDPSLKASCNRHLRTTYLKAMSSICDFRVLEDALPFAPIIAAASTILGRKDWLQTRERSDPRKFPLVRAIARHLDRAAQAPSLLRALLV
- a CDS encoding PqqD family protein — translated: MMNGSSHLRTIVNQDGAAVLDTKLGSIATLNSTGAFVWQGLERGDSLEAIVVSLSSETGVPHKIVERDVLDFVRALRAQQLLSH
- a CDS encoding lasso peptide biosynthesis B2 protein, with the protein product MLRHVAESWVLLLYFDWLMHFRGFQEIHTAVRNSPPRAVGSTAPDDGELSRAVDLACVFYFKPVLCLQRSAAATVQLRRCGWNAEMVIGAQLLPFQSHAWVEIDGRVINDKPYITEIFQVLERC